From Amycolatopsis sp. cg9, one genomic window encodes:
- a CDS encoding SDR family NAD(P)-dependent oxidoreductase, which produces MGTNWTDRDVPSQQGRVAVITGANTGLGFDTAKVLAERGATLVLAVRDVEKGKKAAARLGANADVTVQELDLASLDSVRAAAAELRGTLPKIDLLINNAGVMYPPRQTTREGFELQFGTNHLGHFAFTGLLLDLLLPVEGSRVVTVASIAHRIRAAIHFDDLQWENSYDRVAAYGQAKLANLMFSYELQRRLAPRGTTAAVAAHPGVARTELMRNSPAIARALFPAVAPLFTQSSERGALPILRAATDPAALGGQYYGPDGLGGYRGRPQVVASSPQSYDVAVQRRLWTVSEELTGVKFPVG; this is translated from the coding sequence ATGGGCACGAACTGGACCGACCGCGACGTCCCGAGCCAGCAGGGCCGCGTCGCCGTGATCACCGGCGCCAACACCGGGCTCGGCTTCGACACGGCCAAGGTGCTGGCCGAGCGCGGCGCGACGCTGGTGCTCGCCGTGCGCGACGTCGAGAAGGGCAAGAAAGCGGCCGCCCGGCTGGGCGCGAACGCCGACGTCACCGTGCAGGAGCTGGACCTCGCGTCCCTGGACTCCGTCCGCGCCGCCGCGGCCGAGCTGCGCGGGACGCTGCCGAAGATCGACCTGCTCATCAACAACGCCGGCGTCATGTACCCGCCGCGGCAGACCACCCGCGAGGGCTTCGAGCTGCAGTTCGGCACCAACCACCTCGGGCACTTCGCGTTCACCGGCCTGCTGCTGGACCTCCTGCTGCCGGTCGAGGGCTCCCGGGTCGTGACGGTCGCCAGCATCGCCCACCGGATCCGCGCCGCGATCCACTTCGACGACCTGCAGTGGGAGAACTCCTACGACCGCGTCGCCGCCTACGGGCAGGCCAAGCTCGCCAACCTGATGTTCAGCTACGAACTGCAGCGCCGCCTGGCGCCGCGGGGCACCACCGCCGCCGTCGCCGCCCACCCCGGGGTGGCGCGCACCGAGCTGATGCGCAACTCCCCCGCGATCGCCCGCGCGCTCTTCCCGGCCGTCGCGCCGCTGTTCACCCAGAGCTCGGAGCGGGGCGCGCTCCCGATCCTGCGCGCCGCGACCGACCCCGCCGCCCTCGGCGGCCAGTACTACGGCCCCGACGGTCTCGGCGGCTACCGCGGCCGCCCGCAGGTCGTCGCCTCGAGCCCGCAGTCCTACGACGTCGCGGTGCAGCGGCGCTTGTGGACGGTGTCGGAGGAGCTCACCGGGGTCAAGTTCCCGGTCGGCTGA
- a CDS encoding TetR/AcrR family transcriptional regulator: MGHHGWRGNPPGTEDEARRRIVEAATACLDRVGLAKTSLSDVAAEAGVTRQTVYRYFPGLKDILRAVGLAGVEEFAGRMERHLASFGTATEAAVESVVWAVRTVPGEPHLGLLLQAGEADFFTDGVISPLAFSFGTRILRNVPVDWAAAGVTTEEDLRGLAEILMRLFMSFLQHPTTPPPADDELRALVRRWLGPALGG, encoded by the coding sequence ATGGGGCACCACGGATGGCGGGGCAACCCGCCCGGTACGGAGGACGAGGCACGCCGCCGCATCGTCGAGGCGGCGACGGCGTGCCTCGACCGCGTGGGGCTGGCCAAGACGAGCCTGTCCGATGTGGCCGCCGAAGCCGGCGTGACCCGGCAGACCGTCTACCGCTACTTCCCGGGCCTCAAGGACATCCTCCGCGCGGTCGGGCTGGCCGGGGTCGAGGAGTTCGCCGGACGGATGGAACGCCACCTGGCCTCGTTCGGCACCGCCACCGAAGCGGCGGTGGAATCGGTGGTGTGGGCCGTCCGCACGGTCCCCGGCGAGCCCCACCTCGGCCTCCTCCTGCAGGCGGGCGAGGCCGACTTCTTCACCGACGGGGTGATCTCGCCGCTCGCCTTCTCGTTCGGCACGCGCATCCTGCGCAACGTCCCGGTCGACTGGGCGGCGGCGGGCGTCACCACCGAGGAGGACCTCCGCGGCCTCGCCGAGATCCTGATGCGCCTGTTCATGTCCTTCCTGCAGCACCCGACGACGCCGCCGCCCGCCGACGACGAGCTGCGCGCGCTGGTCCGCCGCTGGCTCGGCCCGGCCCTCGGCGGCTAG
- a CDS encoding DUF2235 domain-containing protein has product MAKRLVVCCDGTWNSLTQKAPTNVVKVKDAVAPVDPAGTKQLVHYHEGVGTGKRWWDRLAGGAFGWGLSANVRDAYRFVVEHYEPGDELFFFGFSRGAYTARSAVGLIRNCGVLLPRHASRVDEAYRLYRDRDPATGPASPAAREFRDRFSHQDVTPVRFVGVWDTVGALGIPLSGGRLLNLLNRRWQFHDTQLTSTVQSAFQALAVDEHRKAFRPAVWQPSPGADSQEREQVWFSGAHSDVGGGYPEQGLSGLALHWLAARAEKCGLVFSPDAFAGLPPADDLGVLHNSLNRPYKWFGSIDREIGVVDPPSESVSSCARYRHENMRPPYAPPNLVKYLEAPRITEV; this is encoded by the coding sequence ATGGCGAAACGACTGGTCGTCTGCTGTGACGGCACCTGGAACTCACTCACCCAGAAGGCGCCGACGAACGTCGTCAAGGTCAAGGACGCCGTCGCCCCGGTGGATCCGGCCGGGACGAAGCAGCTGGTGCACTACCACGAGGGCGTCGGGACCGGGAAGCGGTGGTGGGACCGGCTGGCCGGCGGCGCGTTCGGCTGGGGCCTGTCCGCCAACGTGCGGGACGCCTACCGGTTCGTCGTCGAGCACTACGAACCCGGCGACGAACTGTTCTTCTTCGGCTTCAGCCGCGGCGCCTACACCGCGCGCAGCGCAGTTGGCCTGATCCGCAACTGCGGGGTGCTGCTCCCCCGCCACGCGAGCCGCGTCGACGAGGCCTACCGCCTCTACCGGGACCGGGATCCGGCGACCGGCCCGGCGAGCCCCGCGGCGCGGGAGTTCCGGGACCGCTTCTCGCACCAGGACGTGACACCGGTCCGGTTCGTCGGCGTGTGGGACACCGTGGGCGCGCTGGGCATCCCGCTCAGCGGCGGCCGCCTGCTCAACCTGCTGAACCGGCGCTGGCAGTTCCACGACACGCAGCTGACGTCGACCGTGCAGTCGGCCTTCCAGGCGCTGGCCGTCGACGAGCACCGGAAGGCGTTCCGCCCGGCCGTCTGGCAGCCGTCGCCCGGCGCGGACAGCCAGGAGCGCGAACAGGTCTGGTTCTCCGGCGCGCACTCCGACGTCGGCGGCGGCTACCCCGAGCAGGGCCTCTCGGGCCTCGCCCTGCACTGGCTGGCGGCCCGGGCCGAGAAGTGCGGCCTGGTCTTCAGCCCGGACGCGTTCGCCGGCCTGCCGCCCGCGGACGACCTCGGCGTGCTGCACAACTCGCTCAACCGGCCGTACAAGTGGTTCGGCTCGATCGACCGCGAGATCGGCGTGGTGGACCCGCCGTCGGAGTCCGTCTCGTCGTGCGCGCGGTACCGCCATGAGAACATGCGGCCGCCCTACGCGCCCCCCAACCTCGTCAAGTACCTCGAGGCGCCGCGCATCACGGAGGTGTGA
- a CDS encoding alpha/beta fold hydrolase, whose product MTKNAISPARSPWTGLVAVEDTALAVTDTGGPGVPVVYLNGQFATQGYWKRVLAELGDGFRHITYDERARGKSRRSADYSFEAAVRDVDAVLAARGVERAVVVGWSYGAVVAAHWAHRNPGRTLGAVLVDGAYPHDWLDDAMEQRIRKLFKRMSWFLPLLRPTGLAPRMTAAQQAESNIELGKLSRERELGPVLDGLTVPVRYVVASGTSFGSKGDEQERIRVSLDAVTGRNPNVTSEKVGSNHGAILRKDFGAVADAVRGIAGR is encoded by the coding sequence ATGACGAAGAACGCGATCTCCCCGGCCCGCTCGCCCTGGACCGGCCTGGTGGCCGTCGAAGACACGGCGCTGGCCGTCACCGACACCGGCGGCCCCGGTGTCCCGGTGGTCTACCTCAACGGCCAGTTCGCCACCCAGGGCTACTGGAAGCGGGTCCTCGCCGAGCTCGGGGACGGCTTCCGGCACATCACCTACGACGAGCGCGCCCGCGGCAAGTCGCGGCGCTCGGCGGACTACTCCTTCGAAGCCGCCGTCCGCGACGTCGACGCCGTGCTCGCCGCCCGCGGGGTGGAGCGGGCGGTGGTGGTCGGCTGGTCCTACGGCGCGGTCGTCGCCGCGCACTGGGCGCACCGCAACCCCGGACGCACCCTGGGCGCGGTCCTGGTCGACGGCGCGTACCCGCACGACTGGCTGGACGACGCCATGGAGCAGCGGATCCGCAAGCTGTTCAAGCGGATGAGCTGGTTCCTCCCGCTGCTGCGCCCGACCGGCCTGGCCCCGCGGATGACCGCCGCGCAGCAGGCCGAGAGCAACATCGAGCTCGGCAAGCTCTCCCGCGAGCGCGAGCTGGGCCCGGTGCTGGACGGCCTCACGGTCCCCGTCCGGTACGTCGTCGCGTCGGGAACCTCCTTCGGCAGCAAGGGGGACGAGCAGGAGCGCATCCGCGTCAGCCTCGACGCGGTGACCGGGCGGAATCCGAACGTCACGAGCGAGAAGGTCGGCAGCAACCACGGGGCGATCCTGCGCAAGGACTTCGGTGCCGTGGCCGACGCCGTCCGCGGGATCGCCGGGCGCTGA
- a CDS encoding DUF6531 domain-containing protein, which translates to MGNPLVAETKDSTKAYSGISLLESANDLKSAIESGDWASVAMGAVGTALDALSMAMDPFGAVLAAGVGWLMEHVGPLKEALNGLTGNADEIAAQAETWKNVATELGGVGEDLAGMVKADTASWSGPAADSYRQRAQDTVTLLETAQKGCEGASSGVKTAGEVVAAVRALVRDIIAELIGHLISWALQVVFTLGIGLTWVVPQVIGAVAKTASKIADLVKRLVTALKALVPLLKRAGDLFDDAAKALKNVKPGKAGPPPKHGDINGSPKGIDGPGGKGGGPGGPGGKDGDGTHTSGAKGDPGTPPKSDPPPKPDTPPKNDPPVSPPPPKVETPPSGGTPKGAPKSDPKGDGPRDRAQPSDSKTYCGDPVDIATGEVVMTQVDLVLPGDAGDLELSRTHLSAYRAGRWFGRSWASTLDQRLAVGPDAVRFYAEDGMVLVYPVPADGAVLPLEGPRLPLHRSPAGYRLAAGDRELHFAEDGRLSAIERNGSRTEIAYAADGTPAALRRDDGVELRIGTDGGRVVALGAPGAAPLVRFGYNRLGQLTTIADFAGRPMNLDYDYDHRLVGWRDRTGTWYRYVYDAEGRCVRAVGANGFYNAAFAYAPGVTRHTDALGHTWTYRLNDARQLVGRTDPLGNTRRYTWSRHDQLLSQVDELGRETRYDYRDGELATVIRPDGSVVRTAPAAAGEVRLQAGDGDAAVQRVVPAADPFTALPGAAVVPAGTATAPDPLADAPVTDASVRPGDRDLFGRPQLVHTASGGAARLGWTAEGRRAWRIGPHGDRETWLHDAEGQVVEHRDAAGGVRRRRYGPFGLPVADIDATGARTTYTHDGELRLTSVTNPAGRTWHYAYDPAGRLVSETDYDGRRLTFAYDEAGQLRRMTNGSGEATEFAYDLLGNVVERRTAEDITRYAYDALGRLALAENAEARLELTRDRRGRLIAETVNGLGVAWDHGETVLRRRTSSGVDSEWRFDGDGLPRSLRIAGHDVGFEHDPAGREVTRSVDGEVVLRRRFCVEDRIASEEIAGVGLRTYGYRPDGRLAAVGDATRPWRLEFDAAGRVSEAHGPGGTERFTRDAAGRLTAGHGETRYTGDAQGRVTTRSRGERSWTYSWDGLDRLRGVRTPDGARWTYHYDPLGRRFAKRRWVTGAGGAAELAGDTRFLWSGFDLVERVELDPDGSRRVLTWERHPADGHPVVQVERTAAGERFRCVITTPAGTPTELLDERGAVTWRDHSAFWGAPLPGADTAAVPLAFPGQHRDEETGLHYNVFRYYDPETARYLSQDPLGLAAAPDPAGYVAEPLLTGDPLGLVGTCGKSGPPSQKRPRPDDFDEHPDLKPPPSKKPDLGVDVNRMTREEWEAFKPKLDDMMKADKHFFWSGGYKQGHGGPDDPYLGSIEFKANSVAKQHGGNTLEGLVADNHLKMPGWVDDKMMKDPGKGYWSHGDHGTSNLDQKTFVKEKWDHASETFAKNSNADTHVVFPDKPGAQTSTGIPNPNGDIYPYRRPDNIFDEIEYKKLEEKGIQVTEHNAETGATKPYQKPPSKQP; encoded by the coding sequence ATGGGGAATCCCCTGGTTGCGGAGACCAAGGACTCGACCAAGGCGTACTCGGGTATCTCGCTGCTGGAGTCGGCGAACGACCTGAAGTCGGCGATCGAATCGGGGGACTGGGCTTCGGTCGCGATGGGTGCGGTGGGCACCGCGCTGGACGCGTTGTCGATGGCCATGGATCCCTTCGGTGCCGTGCTGGCGGCCGGGGTGGGGTGGCTGATGGAACACGTCGGCCCGCTGAAGGAAGCGTTGAACGGTTTGACCGGCAACGCCGATGAGATCGCCGCGCAGGCCGAGACGTGGAAGAACGTCGCGACCGAGCTGGGCGGTGTCGGTGAGGACCTGGCCGGGATGGTGAAGGCCGACACCGCGTCCTGGTCCGGTCCTGCGGCTGACTCCTACCGTCAGCGGGCTCAGGACACGGTGACGTTGCTGGAGACGGCGCAGAAGGGGTGTGAAGGCGCTTCCAGTGGGGTGAAGACCGCCGGTGAGGTGGTGGCGGCGGTGCGGGCGCTGGTGCGGGACATCATCGCGGAGCTGATCGGGCATTTGATCAGCTGGGCGTTGCAGGTGGTGTTCACCCTGGGGATCGGGTTGACGTGGGTGGTGCCGCAGGTCATCGGGGCGGTCGCGAAGACGGCGTCGAAGATCGCCGACCTGGTGAAGCGGCTGGTGACGGCGTTGAAGGCGTTGGTGCCGCTGCTGAAGCGGGCCGGGGATTTGTTCGATGACGCGGCGAAGGCGTTGAAGAACGTCAAGCCGGGTAAGGCCGGTCCGCCGCCGAAGCACGGCGACATCAACGGCAGCCCGAAGGGGATCGACGGGCCGGGTGGCAAGGGTGGTGGGCCGGGCGGGCCGGGCGGCAAGGACGGGGACGGGACCCACACCTCCGGCGCCAAGGGCGATCCCGGCACCCCACCCAAGAGCGACCCGCCGCCCAAACCGGACACGCCACCCAAGAACGATCCGCCGGTCAGCCCGCCGCCGCCGAAGGTCGAGACGCCGCCGTCCGGCGGCACGCCCAAGGGCGCTCCCAAGAGCGACCCGAAGGGCGACGGCCCGCGCGATCGCGCCCAGCCCTCGGACAGCAAGACCTACTGCGGCGACCCCGTGGACATCGCGACCGGCGAGGTCGTGATGACCCAGGTCGACCTGGTCCTGCCGGGCGACGCGGGCGACCTCGAGCTGTCGCGCACCCACCTCTCGGCCTACCGCGCGGGCCGGTGGTTCGGCCGCTCGTGGGCGTCCACTTTGGACCAGCGGCTGGCGGTCGGCCCGGACGCGGTCCGGTTCTACGCCGAAGACGGCATGGTCCTCGTCTACCCGGTGCCCGCCGACGGCGCCGTGCTTCCGCTGGAGGGCCCGCGCCTCCCGCTGCACCGCTCCCCCGCCGGCTACCGCCTGGCCGCCGGTGACCGTGAACTGCACTTCGCCGAGGACGGCCGGCTCTCCGCGATCGAGCGGAACGGCAGCCGCACCGAGATCGCCTACGCCGCCGACGGCACGCCCGCCGCGCTGCGCCGCGACGACGGCGTCGAGCTCCGGATCGGCACGGACGGCGGCCGCGTGGTCGCGCTCGGCGCGCCCGGGGCCGCGCCGCTGGTCCGGTTCGGCTACAACCGGCTCGGGCAGCTGACCACGATCGCGGACTTCGCGGGCCGCCCGATGAACCTGGACTACGACTACGACCACCGGCTCGTCGGCTGGCGGGACCGCACCGGCACCTGGTACCGCTACGTCTACGACGCCGAGGGCCGCTGCGTCCGCGCCGTCGGGGCGAACGGCTTCTACAACGCGGCCTTCGCCTACGCCCCCGGCGTCACCCGGCACACCGACGCGCTCGGCCACACCTGGACCTACCGGCTCAACGACGCCCGGCAGCTGGTCGGGCGGACCGACCCGCTCGGGAACACCCGCCGGTACACGTGGAGCCGCCACGACCAGCTGCTGTCCCAAGTGGACGAACTGGGCCGCGAAACCCGCTACGACTACCGGGACGGCGAGCTGGCCACCGTCATCCGGCCCGACGGCTCCGTCGTCCGGACGGCCCCCGCCGCCGCGGGCGAAGTGCGGCTGCAGGCGGGCGACGGGGACGCCGCCGTCCAGCGCGTGGTGCCCGCGGCCGACCCGTTCACCGCCCTGCCCGGCGCGGCCGTCGTCCCGGCCGGGACCGCGACGGCGCCCGACCCGCTCGCCGACGCGCCGGTGACCGACGCGTCGGTGCGCCCCGGCGACCGCGACCTGTTCGGCAGGCCCCAGCTCGTGCACACCGCGTCCGGCGGCGCCGCCCGGCTGGGCTGGACGGCCGAGGGCCGCCGCGCCTGGCGGATCGGCCCGCACGGCGACCGGGAAACCTGGCTGCACGACGCCGAAGGGCAGGTCGTCGAGCACCGCGACGCGGCCGGGGGCGTGCGGCGCCGCCGCTACGGCCCGTTCGGGCTCCCGGTGGCCGACATCGACGCGACCGGCGCGCGCACGACCTACACCCACGACGGCGAGCTGCGGCTCACGTCGGTGACGAACCCGGCCGGGCGGACCTGGCACTACGCCTACGACCCGGCCGGGCGCCTGGTCTCCGAGACCGACTACGACGGCCGCCGGCTCACCTTCGCCTACGACGAGGCCGGGCAGCTGCGGCGGATGACCAACGGCAGCGGCGAGGCCACCGAGTTCGCCTACGACCTCCTCGGCAACGTGGTCGAGCGGCGCACGGCCGAGGACATCACCCGCTACGCCTACGACGCGCTCGGGCGGCTCGCGCTGGCCGAGAACGCCGAAGCCCGGCTGGAGCTCACCCGCGACCGGCGCGGCCGGCTGATCGCCGAGACGGTCAACGGGCTCGGTGTCGCGTGGGACCACGGCGAAACGGTCCTGCGCCGGCGCACGTCGTCCGGTGTGGACAGTGAGTGGCGCTTCGACGGCGACGGCCTGCCCCGATCGCTGCGGATCGCCGGGCACGACGTCGGGTTCGAGCACGACCCGGCCGGGCGCGAGGTCACCCGCAGCGTCGACGGCGAAGTCGTGCTGCGGCGGCGGTTCTGCGTGGAGGACCGGATCGCGTCGGAGGAGATCGCGGGCGTCGGGCTCCGCACGTACGGCTACCGGCCCGACGGCAGGCTCGCCGCGGTCGGGGACGCCACGCGGCCGTGGCGGCTCGAATTCGACGCCGCGGGCCGCGTCAGCGAGGCGCACGGGCCCGGCGGCACCGAGCGGTTCACCCGCGACGCGGCGGGCCGGCTCACCGCCGGCCACGGCGAAACCCGGTACACCGGGGACGCGCAGGGCCGGGTCACCACGCGGTCGCGCGGCGAGCGGTCCTGGACGTACTCGTGGGACGGGCTGGACCGGCTGCGCGGCGTGCGCACCCCGGACGGCGCGCGCTGGACGTACCACTACGACCCGCTGGGCCGCCGGTTCGCCAAGCGGCGCTGGGTCACCGGTGCCGGCGGCGCAGCCGAGCTCGCCGGGGACACGCGTTTCCTCTGGAGCGGCTTCGACCTCGTGGAGCGGGTCGAGCTCGACCCGGACGGCTCGCGGCGGGTCCTGACGTGGGAGCGCCACCCCGCCGACGGCCACCCGGTCGTGCAGGTCGAGCGGACCGCGGCCGGCGAGCGGTTCCGCTGCGTCATCACCACCCCGGCCGGCACCCCGACCGAGCTGCTGGACGAGCGGGGCGCGGTGACCTGGCGCGACCACAGCGCCTTCTGGGGCGCGCCGCTGCCGGGCGCCGACACCGCGGCCGTGCCGCTGGCCTTCCCCGGCCAGCACCGGGACGAGGAAACCGGGCTGCACTACAACGTGTTCCGCTACTACGACCCGGAAACCGCGCGCTACCTCAGCCAGGACCCGCTCGGCCTCGCGGCCGCCCCCGACCCGGCGGGCTACGTCGCCGAGCCGCTGCTGACCGGCGACCCGCTCGGTCTCGTGGGCACCTGCGGCAAATCCGGGCCGCCGTCGCAGAAGCGGCCCCGCCCGGACGACTTCGACGAGCACCCGGACCTCAAGCCACCGCCGTCGAAGAAGCCCGACCTCGGCGTCGACGTCAACCGCATGACGCGCGAGGAGTGGGAGGCGTTCAAGCCGAAGCTGGACGACATGATGAAGGCGGACAAGCACTTCTTCTGGTCCGGCGGGTACAAGCAGGGCCACGGTGGGCCGGACGACCCGTACCTGGGCTCGATCGAGTTCAAGGCCAACTCGGTCGCCAAGCAGCACGGCGGCAACACCCTCGAAGGCCTGGTCGCCGACAACCACCTGAAGATGCCCGGCTGGGTCGACGACAAGATGATGAAGGACCCGGGCAAGGGCTACTGGTCGCACGGCGACCACGGGACGTCCAACCTGGACCAGAAGACGTTCGTCAAGGAGAAGTGGGACCACGCTTCGGAAACGTTCGCGAAGAACTCGAACGCCGACACCCACGTCGTCTTCCCGGACAAGCCGGGCGCGCAGACGAGCACCGGCATCCCGAACCCGAACGGCGACATCTACCCGTACCGGCGCCCGGACAACATCTTCGACGAGATCGAGTACAAGAAGCTCGAGGAGAAGGGCATCCAGGTCACCGAGCACAACGCCGAGACCGGCGCGACGAAGCCGTACCAGAAGCCGCCGTCGAAGCAGCCCTGA
- a CDS encoding TetR family transcriptional regulator yields the protein MTFQRARSAEQREERRRTILDTALAMLDEMPVADVSLNELSRRVGLAKSNVLRYFESREAVLLELLQGALRDWLAEVADELAAGVDRDRPARERGDAFATVVAQSLARRTVLCDLIGAQAGVLEHNVSVDVVVRFKQSALAGLESMADLLRRYVPEVGTEAASVCLMAMIMTGGLWTHCRPAPSALAAYEADPALKALHLELAPALQHGLTMLISGAMARSG from the coding sequence ATGACGTTCCAGCGAGCGCGCAGCGCGGAGCAGCGAGAGGAGCGGCGGCGCACGATCCTCGACACGGCGCTGGCCATGCTCGACGAGATGCCGGTGGCCGACGTGAGCCTCAACGAGCTCAGCCGCCGGGTCGGCCTGGCCAAGTCCAACGTGCTGCGCTACTTCGAATCCCGCGAAGCGGTCCTGCTCGAACTGCTCCAGGGTGCCTTGCGGGACTGGCTGGCCGAGGTGGCGGACGAGCTGGCCGCGGGCGTCGACCGCGACCGGCCGGCCCGGGAGCGCGGCGACGCGTTCGCGACGGTGGTCGCCCAGTCCCTGGCCCGCCGCACGGTGCTGTGCGACCTGATCGGCGCGCAGGCGGGTGTCCTGGAGCACAACGTGTCCGTCGACGTCGTGGTGCGGTTCAAGCAGTCGGCGCTGGCCGGCCTGGAGTCGATGGCCGACCTGCTCCGCCGGTACGTCCCCGAGGTGGGCACGGAGGCGGCTTCGGTCTGCCTGATGGCGATGATCATGACGGGCGGGTTGTGGACGCACTGCCGCCCGGCGCCGAGCGCGCTCGCGGCGTACGAGGCGGACCCGGCGCTGAAGGCACTGCACCTGGAGCTGGCGCCGGCGCTGCAGCACGGGCTGACGATGCTGATCTCGGGCGCCATGGCCCGCAGCGGCTGA
- a CDS encoding FAD-dependent oxidoreductase produces MRLGRNAVVLGGSAAGLCTAGALAPFFERVLVLERDRLPAGAEHRRGVPQSKHPHFLLNSGRRAIGALFPGFEDDLIAAGGLHLMPSMDAAYLDGEGWSARKRSAMTMIYGSRILIERVLRDKVRELPNVVIREGTTAGGLTFAGGAVTGVEAGGEHLDADFVVDATGRGSPVAGWLAAAGWPEPETRTLDAKVTYTSRWYDLPAERPASWWWRHLVIMPTPDKGDHPAEHDFLVNFFPVEGNRVIACMGSWGLEMPRTTDAFADVARRVRTPLFAAAMDRCEPTSEVHLTRSTGNKWRRYDRLRTPPRGLAFVGDAICAFNPFYAQGISSAAGSALLLRDHLARAGRLDDGFGKRFLAAQRKALQVPWRLAMARDQGYACADGTEKPPEWRRRVLAAVSAPAFSLIVGAAREDDVVDAHFARVFNLDEPLGDMLRNPRVLAGLVRYRVRAALGRHRVPFGFDPRAEPPATDYSTAAAR; encoded by the coding sequence ATGCGGCTCGGCCGGAACGCCGTCGTCCTGGGCGGCAGCGCCGCCGGGCTCTGCACCGCCGGGGCCCTCGCCCCCTTCTTCGAGCGGGTGCTCGTGCTGGAACGGGACCGGCTCCCGGCCGGCGCCGAACACCGGCGCGGGGTGCCGCAGAGCAAGCACCCGCACTTCCTGCTGAACTCGGGGCGGCGGGCGATCGGCGCGCTGTTCCCCGGCTTCGAGGACGACCTGATTGCGGCGGGCGGGCTGCACCTGATGCCGTCGATGGACGCCGCCTACCTCGACGGCGAGGGCTGGTCGGCGCGCAAGCGCAGTGCGATGACGATGATCTACGGCTCGCGGATCCTCATCGAGCGGGTGCTGCGCGACAAGGTGCGGGAGCTGCCGAACGTCGTCATCCGCGAAGGGACCACCGCCGGCGGCCTGACCTTCGCGGGCGGGGCGGTCACCGGGGTCGAGGCCGGCGGCGAGCACCTCGACGCCGATTTCGTCGTGGACGCGACGGGCCGCGGCTCCCCGGTCGCCGGCTGGCTGGCCGCGGCCGGCTGGCCCGAGCCGGAGACGCGGACCCTCGACGCCAAGGTCACCTACACCTCACGCTGGTACGACCTGCCCGCCGAGCGCCCGGCGTCCTGGTGGTGGCGGCACCTGGTGATCATGCCGACCCCGGACAAGGGTGACCACCCGGCCGAGCACGACTTCCTGGTCAACTTCTTCCCCGTCGAAGGCAACCGGGTCATCGCCTGCATGGGCTCGTGGGGGCTCGAAATGCCCCGCACCACCGACGCGTTCGCCGACGTGGCCCGCCGGGTGCGGACGCCGTTGTTCGCCGCCGCGATGGACCGGTGCGAGCCGACGTCCGAAGTGCACCTCACCCGCTCGACCGGCAACAAGTGGCGCCGCTACGACCGCCTGCGCACACCCCCGCGCGGCCTGGCGTTCGTCGGTGACGCCATCTGTGCCTTCAACCCCTTCTACGCCCAGGGCATCAGCTCCGCGGCGGGTTCGGCGCTGCTCTTGCGTGACCACCTCGCCCGCGCCGGTCGGCTCGACGACGGGTTCGGCAAGCGCTTCCTGGCCGCGCAGCGGAAGGCGCTCCAGGTGCCGTGGCGCCTCGCGATGGCCCGTGACCAGGGCTACGCGTGCGCCGACGGCACCGAGAAGCCGCCCGAGTGGCGGCGCCGCGTCCTCGCGGCCGTGTCCGCGCCGGCGTTCAGCCTGATCGTCGGCGCCGCCCGGGAAGACGACGTCGTCGACGCGCACTTCGCCAGGGTGTTCAACCTCGACGAGCCGCTGGGGGACATGCTGCGCAACCCGCGCGTGCTCGCGGGGCTCGTGCGCTACCGCGTCCGCGCGGCGCTGGGGCGGCACCGGGTTCCGTTCGGGTTCGATCCCCGCGCCGAACCGCCGGCCACGGACTATTCGACGGCGGCCGCGCGATGA